In Triticum aestivum cultivar Chinese Spring chromosome 5B, IWGSC CS RefSeq v2.1, whole genome shotgun sequence, the following proteins share a genomic window:
- the LOC123112641 gene encoding uncharacterized protein, producing the protein MIAKGSQKKKKKCTSTDLQRGKSQVAPKREIGEVSMVRRRRRRRLASPIMPLPAPAPPLDNDDLLREILLLLPPQPSSLLRASVVCKRWRRLVSDPRFLRRFRAHHRRPPLLGCFSYDQDIGYVFTPTLDPPDRIPAARFSLPQRCRDEGGLDFVECHHGLALFLNKKQPEAVVWNPISGHQHRVAFPPEFGDAREREILCAAVLCAAGDDDPGHVHGDCGLSSFKLALVRGGQDHASLFVCLYKSKSGLWGNVISTTKDWYTLFYWRKSSVLIGNALYWWCCQIEGCILEFDFKMQKLVTIEKPVDGGCSNYQIMRTEESSLGLIILTELTMQLWERKVSSDDVATWVLQKTIELTKHLWPRQSVQVFWTRIHGYEEDHNVIFLGTSSGSFMIQLDSMQFNNRFQFKSIFTHFPYTSFYAADWAAGGRDDGTEM; encoded by the exons ATGATAGCAAAAGGatcccaaaagaaaaagaaaaaatgtacTAGTACAGATTTGCAAAGGGGCAAATCTCAAGTCGCCCCCAAACGGGAAATTGGCGAGGTTTCCatggtccgccgccgccgccgccgccgtctcgcgtcCCCCATCATGCCGCTCCCGGCGCCTGCGCCGCCGCTGGACAACGACGACCTCCTCCGTGAGATCCTACTCCTCCTTCCTCCGCAGCCATCCTCCCTCCTCCGCGCCTCCGTGGTCTGCAAGCGCTGGCGCCGCCTCGTCTCCGATCCGAGATTCCTCCGCCGCTTCCGCGCGCACCACCGTAGGCCCCCACTCCTCGGCTGCTTCTCCTACGACCAAGATATCGGTTACGTCTTCACTCCCACGCTGGACCCGCCCGACCGCATCCCCGCCGCGCGTTTCTCCCTGCCGCAGCGCTGCCGCGACGAGGGAGGGTTGGACTTCGTGGAATGCCATCACGGCCTCGCCCTTTTCCTCAATAAGAAACAACCCGAGGCCGTCGTGTGGAACCCCATCTCCGGTCACCAGCACCGAGTAGCTTTTCCACCAGAGTTCGGCGACGCTAGAGAGAGGGAGATCCTATGCGCGGCGGTGCTCTGCGCTGCCGGTGATGACGACCCTGGCCATGTGCACGGTGATTGTGGCTTGAGCTCTTTTAAATTGGCTTTGGTGCGAGGTGGCCAAGACCATGCAAGTCTATTTGTGTGCCTCTACAAATCCAAGTCTGGCCTATGGGGAAATGTTATCTCAACGACTAAAGACTGGTACACATTGTTTTATTGGAGAAAGTCCAGCGTCCTGATTGGGAATGCACTTTACTGGTGGTGTTGCCAGATTGAAGGTTGCATTCTTGAGTTTGATTTTAAAATGCAGAAGCTTGTTACAATTGAGAAGCCAGTAGACGGCGGTTGTTCCAACTATCAGATCATGCGGACAGAGGAAAGTAGTCTCGGACTCATCATTTTGACAGAACTGACCATGCAGTTATGGGAGCGGAAGGTCAGTTCTGATGATGTTGCTACATGGGTCCTTCAGAAAACCATTGAGTTGACAAAGCACCTTTGGCCAAGACAGTCCGTCCAGGTCTTCTGGACCAGGATACATGGGTACGAGGAGGATCACAATGTGATATTTCTGGGGACATCTAGTGGTTCTTTCATGATTCAACTCGACTCAATGCAGTTCAATAACCGATTCCAATTCAAGTCCATCTTCACCCATTTTCCCTACACAAGCTTTTATGCTGCTG ACTGGGCTGCTGGTGGTAGAGATGATGGAACTGAAATGTGA